One window from the genome of Bicyclus anynana chromosome 25, ilBicAnyn1.1, whole genome shotgun sequence encodes:
- the LOC112051389 gene encoding phospholipid scramblase 2-like codes for MKNIISNGVKKEDWMPCPKDEVNYPGLAYLCPLGELIVAEEPDTLHSLIGLKDISYTIYNNEGQKVFLAVKKGQYKFVIKIYNYYGNEIIEVQKPSECVNKALIWAPPGNFVGSVEKTKSCPKTYLVKNHLGEKVLKIKARQYLNNSGFNIFSNGDLIGLISARWRYAVSFPIEMDFAIKSILLGACFLISWKKPLLGS; via the coding sequence atgaaaaatattataagcaaTGGTGTAAAAAAAGAAGACTGGATGCCCTGTCCTAAAGATGAAGTAAACTACCCAGGTCTGGCTTACTTATGCCCTTTAGGGGAGCTGATAGTAGCGGAAGAACCGGATACCTTGCACAGTTTGATAGGGCTCAAAGATATTAGCTACACCATATACAACAATGAAGGCCAAAAGGTATTTTTAGCTGTCAAGAAAGGTCAATATAAATTCGTAATCAAAATTTACAACTATTATGGAAATGAAATAATAGAAGTCCAAAAACCTTCTGAGTGCGTAAACAAAGCTTTAATTTGGGCTCCACCTGGGAATTTCGTGGGATCCGTTGAAAAAACGAAATCTTGCCCCAAAACTTACCTTGTAAAGAACCATTTAGGTGAAAAGgttctaaaaataaaagcaagACAGTACTTGAACAATAGTGGATTCAACATCTTTTCAAACGGCGACCTAATTGGGCTAATCAGCGCTAGATGGCGTTACGCAGTTTCTTTTCCTATAGAAATGGATTTCGCTATTAAAAGCATTTTACTTGGAGCCTGTTTTCTAATAAGTTGGAAAAAGCCCCTGTTAGGCtcatga
- the LOC112051401 gene encoding alpha-crystallin A chain-like: MSLLPYLLDYELAPRSRGIRDQLLVLDLAPEDFLLTDIFDRPRKYVRQWRNLSSLARDVGSTIKADKDKFQINLDVQHFAPEEVSVKVSDNYVVIEGKHEEKQDEHGYVTRQFKRRYALPEECNAEAVESKLSSDGVLTITAPKLALEKGERVVPIAQTGPVRRKLQDRDTVEQEEQNGEPEQETKSPQKKRKR, translated from the coding sequence atgtctCTGCTACCGTATTTATTGGATTATGAACTTGCTCCGCGATCCAGGGGCATCAGAGATCAACTTTTAGTTCTCGATTTGGCGCCGGaagattttttgttgaccgaCATATTCGATCGCCCTCGGAAGTATGTACGCCAGTGGAGAAACCTGTCATCTTTGGCTAGGGATGTCGGTTCCACCATCAAAGCAGATAAAGACAAGTTCCAGATCAATTTGGATGTCCAACACTTTGCTCCCGAAGAGGTGTCAGTGAAAGTGAGCGATAACTACGTTGTGATTGAAGGGAAACATGAAGAAAAGCAAGATGAGCATGGATATGTCACCAGGCAATTCAAACGCCGGTACGCTTTGCCAGAAGAATGTAACGCCGAGGCAGTCGAGTCCAAACTGTCTTCCGATGGTGTTTTGACCATAACGGCTCCCAAGTTGGCTTTGGAGAAAGGTGAACGCGTGGTGCCTATAGCTCAAACTGGTCCAGTTCGCAGGAAGCTGCAGGATAGAGACACAGTTGAGCAAGAAGAGCAGAACGGCGAACCGGAACAGGAAACCAAGTCGCCACAGAAAAAGAGGAAACGATAG